The following coding sequences are from one uncultured Desulfobacter sp. window:
- the tnpB gene encoding IS66 family insertion sequence element accessory protein TnpB (TnpB, as the term is used for proteins encoded by IS66 family insertion elements, is considered an accessory protein, since TnpC, encoded by a neighboring gene, is a DDE family transposase.) translates to MIQITPQMRIMLAVTPADFRKGIDGLAAVCRRVLKQNPFSGYVFVFRNKPGTALKILIYDGQGFWLCQKRLSKGRFKWWPKKGGDEIHPLAAHELQMLIWNGNPQKNNVLLWKKI, encoded by the coding sequence ATGATCCAAATCACACCGCAAATGCGGATAATGCTGGCGGTAACTCCTGCTGATTTTCGAAAGGGGATCGACGGCCTGGCAGCTGTTTGTCGCAGGGTGTTAAAACAAAATCCTTTTTCCGGATATGTTTTTGTTTTCAGAAACAAACCGGGGACTGCCCTGAAGATACTAATATATGATGGCCAGGGCTTCTGGCTTTGTCAAAAAAGATTGAGCAAGGGGCGTTTTAAATGGTGGCCTAAAAAGGGAGGAGATGAAATTCACCCATTGGCTGCACATGAATTACAGATGTTGATATGGAACGGAAATCCTCAAAAAAATAATGTACTTTTGTGGAAAAAAATCTAG
- a CDS encoding IS1634 family transposase, giving the protein MYIRRTTIKSRKDGTQYYTYRLVESERTVKGVRQHTLLNLGSAFSLPREQWSELASRIQEIISGQEPLFEAPQEVEELAQNYAAQLIQAKKKTSEPTEPDYCQVDIDSMEVIRPRSISCEHVALEAFNALGLGEHLKKLGFNGPQLAAATGSIIGRMCRPASERATLHWLQDISGLGELIEYDFGKMNLYKMYSASDQLLKNKDAIERHLYLQEKKLFGFQETITLYDLTNTYFEGQSKRNKLGKRGHSKEKRSDCPLVTLALVLDSSGFPKCSKVFEGNISEAGTLANIISTMDAGRKSHDMFDASKATIVMDAGIASEENIKWINEKEYPYIVVSRRRHREFAEDESVVVKQDKNGTVKVQKVIDPESNEVQLFCHSEKREAKERAIQDRFTSGFEEALTYLASGLHIPRRMKKYHKVLEKIGRLKQRYSRVSGQYQINVVKDEQTDNATKLTWQRQTDQDTRNDLPGVYCLRTSHKDLDEKTLWQTYTMLTDLEAVFRSLKSELGIRPVFHQVTERVTGHLFISVLAYHLVHSVRYRLKQSQINSSWSQLRNQLEGQNRVTVSMQCKDDQTVHIRKSTRPEPRQQEIYKALEISLYPGPMIKNIFKQK; this is encoded by the coding sequence ATGTATATACGAAGGACGACTATCAAAAGCCGGAAAGACGGCACACAATATTATACCTATAGGCTGGTTGAGTCTGAACGTACCGTCAAAGGGGTACGCCAGCATACCCTGCTTAATCTGGGTTCGGCCTTCTCATTGCCAAGAGAACAGTGGTCTGAACTGGCCTCACGGATTCAAGAAATAATAAGCGGTCAAGAGCCACTATTTGAGGCGCCTCAAGAAGTTGAGGAACTGGCGCAAAACTATGCTGCTCAACTTATACAGGCTAAGAAGAAAACTTCTGAGCCGACAGAGCCTGATTATTGCCAGGTGGATATTGACAGCATGGAAGTAATCCGGCCTCGTAGCATCAGCTGTGAGCATGTGGCATTAGAAGCGTTTAACGCCCTGGGCTTGGGAGAGCATCTAAAAAAGCTTGGGTTCAATGGCCCACAGTTAGCTGCGGCTACCGGTAGCATTATTGGCCGTATGTGCCGACCGGCCAGTGAACGGGCAACGCTTCATTGGCTTCAGGATATTTCAGGGTTGGGCGAGTTAATAGAGTATGATTTCGGCAAGATGAATTTATACAAAATGTATTCAGCATCTGATCAACTTCTAAAAAATAAGGATGCAATAGAGAGGCATCTATATTTACAGGAGAAGAAGCTATTTGGGTTCCAGGAGACCATCACGCTGTATGATTTGACCAATACCTATTTCGAAGGTCAAAGTAAGCGTAACAAGCTTGGAAAGCGTGGTCATTCCAAAGAAAAGCGATCAGATTGCCCGCTGGTAACCTTAGCCCTGGTGTTGGACAGCAGTGGTTTCCCAAAATGCAGCAAAGTATTTGAGGGCAATATCAGTGAAGCCGGTACGCTGGCTAACATAATCAGTACTATGGACGCCGGACGAAAATCACATGACATGTTTGATGCTTCCAAAGCCACAATTGTTATGGATGCAGGGATTGCATCCGAAGAGAATATCAAGTGGATTAATGAAAAGGAATATCCATATATCGTTGTCAGCCGACGACGGCACAGGGAATTTGCCGAGGACGAGTCGGTAGTGGTCAAACAGGATAAAAACGGTACCGTAAAGGTGCAAAAGGTGATTGATCCTGAAAGCAATGAGGTGCAGTTGTTCTGCCACTCTGAAAAGCGTGAAGCAAAAGAGCGGGCCATCCAGGACCGTTTTACATCAGGCTTTGAGGAGGCACTCACGTATTTGGCCTCAGGTCTTCATATCCCACGACGCATGAAAAAATACCATAAGGTGTTGGAAAAAATCGGACGCCTTAAGCAACGGTATTCAAGGGTCTCCGGTCAATACCAAATCAATGTCGTCAAAGATGAGCAAACCGACAACGCTACTAAACTAACCTGGCAACGCCAAACCGACCAGGATACCCGCAATGATCTGCCGGGCGTATATTGTTTGAGAACATCTCATAAAGATTTGGACGAGAAAACGCTGTGGCAGACGTACACAATGTTGACTGACCTGGAAGCCGTATTTCGTTCATTGAAATCGGAATTGGGCATTCGGCCGGTATTCCATCAGGTGACCGAACGTGTCACCGGGCATCTTTTTATAAGTGTTCTGGCGTACCATTTGGTTCACAGCGTTCGATATCGACTGAAACAATCACAGATTAACAGTAGTTGGTCTCAATTGAGAAATCAGCTCGAAGGCCAAAACCGGGTGACAGTTTCAATGCAATGCAAGGATGATCAAACCGTTCATATCAGAAAAAGCACACGGCCAGAACCCAGACAACAAGAAATTTATAAAGCTTTGGAGATAAGTCTATATCCAGGACCGATGATTAAAAATATTTTTAAACAAAAGTAG
- a CDS encoding transposase, with translation MTTSFGQTCRKRAAPISYMLNHWQELTRFLEIPGAPLDNNLCEQLLKKSILHRKNSLFYKTEHGAYIGDLFMSLIHTCNLQNINPFEYLTALQKHSSEIFQNPSDWLPWSFENTIAKKSGETTDNL, from the coding sequence ATGACTACCAGCTTTGGTCAGACATGTCGTAAAAGAGCCGCACCCATATCATATATGTTGAATCACTGGCAGGAATTGACCCGTTTCCTGGAGATCCCTGGAGCACCGCTGGATAATAATCTTTGCGAACAATTGCTGAAAAAGTCGATTCTGCACCGAAAAAATTCATTATTTTATAAAACCGAACACGGTGCCTATATTGGCGACCTGTTCATGAGCCTGATACATACCTGCAACCTGCAAAATATAAATCCCTTTGAATACCTGACCGCGCTACAGAAGCACTCTTCCGAGATCTTCCAAAACCCTTCTGACTGGTTGCCGTGGTCATTTGAAAACACAATCGCTAAAAAATCAGGGGAAACAACTGATAATCTCTAA
- a CDS encoding DUF4338 domain-containing protein: protein MQIKQQTFCGRKFTGKEIALIQEVVATCGGLSRRELAHTVCELLEWKRPNDRLKVRECSDFLELLEAKGALTLPEKKQQTKIVSHKSIPQTPCKQPHSTLRGSVEEFTPLEIQRVQNREQRDLFKELIGRHHYLGYAMPFGARLQYLIYVNRPHREIVGCIQFSSPAWRMRARDEWIGWTDERRKVALQKVVNNSRFLILAPIQNLASMILSCSLRELRDDWERQYGLKPMLVETLVDRQQFHGGCYRASNWIELGKTTGRGRMDRFGKRHGADVKTILVYPLEKDAVHQLREGI, encoded by the coding sequence ATGCAAATCAAGCAACAGACCTTTTGTGGTCGAAAGTTTACCGGTAAAGAAATCGCATTAATCCAGGAAGTCGTTGCTACCTGTGGAGGCCTTAGCCGACGAGAACTGGCACATACCGTATGCGAACTTCTGGAATGGAAACGCCCTAATGACCGGCTAAAAGTCCGGGAATGTAGTGATTTTTTGGAGCTTTTAGAGGCCAAGGGAGCTCTAACCCTTCCTGAAAAGAAACAACAGACAAAGATCGTTTCTCACAAGAGTATTCCCCAAACACCCTGTAAGCAACCCCACAGCACTTTGCGTGGCAGCGTAGAAGAATTTACACCTCTTGAGATACAGCGGGTTCAGAATCGAGAGCAGAGGGATCTGTTTAAGGAACTCATCGGTCGCCATCATTACCTGGGATATGCAATGCCTTTTGGCGCCAGATTGCAGTATCTGATTTATGTAAACCGTCCCCATCGAGAAATTGTGGGGTGCATCCAGTTCTCAAGCCCTGCCTGGCGGATGCGTGCTCGGGATGAATGGATCGGTTGGACAGATGAAAGGCGTAAGGTCGCTTTACAAAAGGTGGTGAACAACAGCCGTTTTCTGATCCTTGCTCCCATCCAAAATTTAGCGAGCATGATACTGTCATGTAGTCTCCGGGAACTCAGAGATGATTGGGAACGGCAGTATGGTCTTAAACCCATGCTGGTAGAGACATTGGTGGATCGACAACAATTCCACGGTGGCTGTTATCGGGCATCGAACTGGATTGAGTTGGGGAAAACCACTGGTCGTGGGCGCATGGACCGATTTGGCAAACGTCATGGCGCTGATGTAAAAACCATATTAGTATATCCACTGGAAAAAGATGCTGTTCACCAACTCAGGGAGGGGATATGA
- a CDS encoding transposase codes for MDIKQDELDALLERVRSNELQDGDYELIKALVETVAYLNTLSNEKAASIKRLLKMVFGDKTEKKKTSNPQNRPKRKKKKKGHGKNGANAYKGAKKIKICHQSLKSGNDCPACEKGKLYGEKPPAKIVRITGGAPFQATVYELQRLRCNLCGQIFTAQAPDNVGKEKYDAKSGAMLALLKYGSGVPLYRLGKLQASLGMPLPPSTQWEIIESVADKIHPVYTELVRQAAQGKVLYNDDTTMKILSLIKETDKAAKRKGMFTSGILSECDVGKIALFFTGHNHAGENLSRVLKERGSREDRPIQMCDALSRNLPKGFESILCNCLVHGRRNFVDVMDDFPEECDHVIDTVAKIYEHDHKVKEQGLDDAQRLQYHQTHSGPLMRALKVWLEDKFENKEVEPNSSLGKAISYGCGSFETYESHGH; via the coding sequence ATGGACATAAAGCAGGACGAACTTGACGCGCTCCTTGAGCGGGTAAGATCAAATGAACTGCAGGACGGCGATTATGAGTTGATCAAAGCATTGGTTGAAACCGTTGCTTATTTGAATACGTTGTCCAATGAAAAAGCAGCATCCATTAAACGGTTATTAAAAATGGTATTCGGCGATAAGACCGAAAAGAAGAAAACGTCGAATCCGCAGAACCGGCCGAAACGAAAAAAGAAGAAAAAAGGTCACGGCAAAAATGGTGCAAACGCCTATAAAGGTGCCAAGAAGATCAAGATCTGTCATCAAAGCCTTAAGTCAGGTAATGATTGCCCTGCCTGTGAAAAAGGTAAATTGTATGGTGAAAAACCACCTGCCAAGATCGTCCGGATAACAGGCGGTGCTCCCTTCCAGGCGACAGTATATGAACTGCAGAGATTGCGGTGTAACCTTTGTGGGCAGATTTTTACTGCCCAGGCGCCCGACAATGTGGGCAAAGAAAAATATGATGCCAAATCCGGTGCCATGCTGGCCCTTCTAAAATATGGCAGCGGAGTCCCTTTATACCGCTTGGGCAAACTTCAGGCTAGCCTGGGGATGCCGCTGCCCCCATCGACCCAATGGGAAATCATCGAAAGCGTAGCAGACAAGATTCATCCGGTATATACAGAGTTAGTCCGTCAGGCTGCACAAGGCAAGGTGTTGTACAATGATGACACGACAATGAAAATTTTATCCTTGATAAAAGAAACAGACAAGGCAGCCAAGCGAAAAGGGATGTTCACTTCCGGAATCCTGTCAGAATGTGACGTAGGAAAGATTGCCCTGTTTTTTACCGGCCACAATCATGCAGGAGAAAATTTATCCAGGGTTCTGAAAGAACGGGGATCCAGAGAAGATCGGCCAATACAGATGTGTGATGCTCTGTCCAGGAATCTGCCAAAAGGTTTTGAATCGATATTATGCAATTGTCTCGTGCATGGACGCCGTAACTTTGTCGACGTCATGGACGATTTCCCTGAGGAGTGTGACCATGTAATTGATACAGTGGCTAAAATTTATGAGCACGATCATAAGGTAAAGGAGCAAGGCCTGGACGATGCTCAACGCCTTCAATATCATCAAACCCACAGCGGTCCACTGATGCGGGCGCTTAAAGTATGGCTGGAAGACAAGTTTGAAAACAAAGAAGTAGAACCCAACTCCAGTCTGGGCAAGGCCATATCATATGGGTGCGGCTCTTTTGAAACATATGAAAGCCATGGTCATTAA
- a CDS encoding bacterial transcriptional activator domain-containing protein, producing the protein MGKNMSGDTFTIARGAEKLYTGPFLKDGPYQEWCIRLQDEIKILYCRLCRMLTELSKNKKDMASSIMYAQNFLNADPFDESMYRELICIFLADGQYGLARKASNDCRKRMQELDCPLSPRTQNLMKKLPSS; encoded by the coding sequence ATGGGAAAAAATATGTCCGGGGACACCTTTACCATTGCCCGGGGGGCGGAAAAACTTTACACCGGTCCGTTTCTAAAGGACGGGCCCTATCAGGAGTGGTGTATCCGGCTCCAGGATGAAATTAAAATTCTTTATTGCAGACTCTGCCGAATGCTGACAGAGTTGAGCAAAAATAAGAAGGATATGGCGTCGAGTATCATGTATGCGCAGAATTTTCTCAATGCAGATCCCTTTGATGAATCCATGTACCGGGAACTGATCTGTATTTTCCTTGCGGACGGACAGTACGGTCTTGCCCGCAAAGCATCCAATGATTGCCGAAAAAGAATGCAAGAGTTGGACTGCCCCTTGAGCCCCCGGACCCAGAATTTAATGAAAAAGCTCCCATCAAGTTGA
- a CDS encoding LamG-like jellyroll fold domain-containing protein, producing MNGHFSKNLLVLFLGLLLTVFFFKGVSFAGINDGLVVYYPFNGNANDESGNGNHGTVCGASLTLDRFSIPNNAFSFDGINDYIEIIDNDRLRLSNTDFTISVWLYETERNSSYNDALLVKRGYGQENGWFVGLHGMSASVAGTVHYQVSSGVDPNVHSISQVSLNDWHHVVATYDIATQKVKLYIDSELDRTQANIPSPNANTDTNLTIGSNSSIGAYFFHGSIDDIRIYNRSLSEEEILELYNEPAGPIADAGDDQIICSELCSGVLLDGTQSKDSNNEIMEYIWEIKHRDNSSNVSTATGEIATLLNLEPGIYDVKLTVIDNNGLVDSDEMILTFQETCDHCLFIKGDLDNDGNVDGDDLIIFSEHFGSSELSPNIAGSFIFYEYR from the coding sequence ATGAACGGGCATTTTTCAAAAAATTTGCTGGTTTTATTTCTTGGGTTGCTGTTAACAGTATTTTTTTTCAAAGGGGTTTCATTTGCTGGAATTAACGATGGGCTTGTTGTCTATTACCCATTCAATGGAAATGCAAATGACGAAAGTGGGAATGGAAATCATGGAACGGTCTGTGGTGCGTCTTTAACGCTTGATAGATTCAGTATTCCAAACAATGCGTTCAGTTTTGATGGAATCAATGATTATATAGAAATCATTGATAATGATAGATTGAGATTAAGTAATACAGATTTTACCATCAGCGTTTGGCTTTATGAAACAGAAAGAAATTCTTCGTATAATGATGCATTATTAGTTAAACGCGGATATGGCCAAGAAAATGGATGGTTCGTTGGTCTGCATGGTATGTCCGCTTCTGTAGCCGGGACAGTTCACTATCAAGTATCTAGTGGTGTCGATCCTAATGTTCATTCTATATCTCAAGTTTCTTTGAATGATTGGCATCATGTTGTAGCTACATATGACATAGCTACGCAAAAAGTGAAACTATATATTGACAGTGAACTTGATAGGACTCAGGCCAACATACCAAGTCCGAATGCAAACACGGACACAAATCTGACTATCGGAAGCAATAGTTCGATTGGTGCATATTTTTTTCATGGGTCCATTGACGATATCCGTATTTATAACCGTTCATTATCCGAAGAAGAAATATTGGAATTATATAATGAACCAGCTGGTCCCATAGCCGATGCAGGAGATGACCAAATAATTTGCAGTGAACTATGTTCAGGGGTTCTCCTTGATGGAACGCAATCAAAAGATTCTAATAATGAAATTATGGAGTATATCTGGGAAATTAAACACCGGGACAACTCCTCGAATGTCTCAACCGCTACAGGTGAAATTGCAACTCTATTGAATTTAGAACCTGGCATATATGATGTCAAACTCACTGTTATTGATAATAATGGATTAGTTGATAGCGATGAAATGATTTTAACTTTCCAAGAAACCTGTGACCACTGTCTGTTTATAAAAGGCGATTTGGATAATGACGGAAATGTGGACGGTGATGATTTAATAATCTTCTCAGAACATTTTGGTTCATCTGAATTGAGTCCTAACATCGCAGGCAGTTTTATTTTTTATGAATACAGATAA
- the nrfD gene encoding NrfD/PsrC family molybdoenzyme membrane anchor subunit — translation MLELALKGNRNYWIWMGGIVAVMAAGGLFYIDQFTHGLMVTGQSRDVSWGFYTAQMTFLVGVAAGGIMLVLPYYLHDYKTFGKITILGEFLAVASIVMCLSYLLVHLGQPMRALNIFLYPTPWSMLFWDGNVLSGYLLLNIIIGWKVLEAEKNGTAPPKWTKRLIYLSIPMAVSIHTMTAFIYCGLPGRGFWLTAILAPRFLASAFASGPALLILLSLIIRQISDFDPGKKAVQSLAVIAAYALVANLFFMICEVFVVFYSNIPSHKAHFTYLYAGLYGNTGLVTWMWSSVALMVTAACILLMPVLRKNEITLAAACAALFAGTWIDKGMGMISGGFVPSPLHHVTEYSPSPHELMISAGITALGLFVLTVLYKIVISVKTYNQSGRV, via the coding sequence ATGCTTGAACTGGCGTTAAAGGGCAATCGGAATTATTGGATATGGATGGGGGGGATAGTGGCGGTCATGGCGGCAGGTGGCCTCTTTTATATAGATCAATTTACCCACGGACTGATGGTCACAGGCCAGAGCCGGGATGTATCCTGGGGATTTTATACGGCCCAGATGACCTTTCTGGTGGGGGTGGCCGCCGGCGGCATCATGCTGGTGCTTCCCTATTACCTGCATGATTACAAAACATTCGGCAAAATTACCATCCTGGGTGAATTTCTGGCGGTGGCATCAATTGTCATGTGCCTGTCGTACCTGCTTGTCCACCTGGGACAGCCCATGCGGGCATTGAACATTTTTCTTTATCCCACGCCCTGGTCCATGCTTTTCTGGGACGGTAATGTATTGTCCGGGTACCTGTTGCTCAATATCATCATTGGCTGGAAGGTGCTGGAGGCGGAAAAAAACGGAACTGCACCCCCGAAATGGACCAAACGGCTGATTTATCTTTCCATTCCCATGGCAGTCTCCATTCACACCATGACCGCATTTATCTATTGCGGTCTTCCCGGCAGGGGATTCTGGCTCACGGCGATCCTTGCCCCGCGGTTTCTGGCATCTGCATTTGCCTCTGGCCCGGCGCTTCTCATTCTGCTCAGTCTTATAATCCGGCAAATCAGTGATTTTGATCCGGGCAAAAAGGCGGTCCAGTCCCTGGCTGTCATTGCTGCCTACGCCCTGGTCGCCAACCTTTTTTTCATGATCTGTGAAGTTTTTGTGGTATTTTATTCAAACATCCCGTCCCACAAGGCCCACTTCACTTACCTGTATGCCGGGCTTTACGGCAATACAGGCCTGGTCACCTGGATGTGGTCATCGGTGGCGCTTATGGTAACGGCCGCCTGTATCCTTTTAATGCCGGTCCTAAGGAAAAACGAAATCACCTTGGCCGCGGCCTGTGCGGCGCTGTTTGCAGGCACCTGGATAGATAAGGGGATGGGAATGATTTCAGGGGGATTTGTCCCCTCGCCCCTGCACCATGTCACGGAATACAGTCCAAGCCCTCATGAACTGATGATTTCCGCCGGGATCACGGCCCTGGGTCTGTTCGTTTTAACCGTATTGTATAAAATAGTTATCAGTGTGAAGACGTATAATCAAAGCGGCAGGGTCTGA
- the tnpA gene encoding IS200/IS605 family transposase, translating to MKDYKSLKHSKWYCKYHVVWIPKYRKKVIYGQLRRELGPILHGLAKQKECEIEEGHLMTDHVHMLISIPPKFAVAQVAGFIKGKSAIQIARQFCGKKRNYNGEKFWARGYFTSTVGIDEQTVRAYIRYQEKEDQRCEQMDLFD from the coding sequence ATGAAAGATTATAAAAGCTTAAAGCATTCAAAGTGGTATTGCAAGTATCATGTGGTTTGGATTCCAAAATATCGGAAGAAAGTTATTTACGGACAATTACGCCGAGAACTGGGGCCAATACTACATGGTTTGGCAAAACAAAAAGAATGCGAGATCGAAGAAGGGCATTTGATGACAGACCATGTTCATATGCTGATCTCCATTCCACCCAAATTTGCCGTGGCTCAGGTAGCTGGGTTCATCAAGGGGAAAAGCGCCATTCAGATTGCACGTCAGTTTTGTGGTAAAAAAAGGAACTATAATGGTGAAAAATTTTGGGCCAGAGGTTATTTTACGTCAACAGTAGGAATCGACGAACAAACTGTTCGGGCATATATCCGGTATCAAGAAAAAGAGGATCAACGTTGCGAACAGATGGATTTGTTTGATTAA